In the genome of Neoarius graeffei isolate fNeoGra1 chromosome 27, fNeoGra1.pri, whole genome shotgun sequence, one region contains:
- the map1aa gene encoding microtubule-associated protein 1A, with protein METEVGAARAAVGAEEARCVGQSLRSTRYFLLIVIGDISADHQLNKVKEQIKQGLRSWEINLTVCDLNKELQLFKAKHSAQFSSEVKGQIILQYKSDVLETVVLVNPSVENIAIEIRTLLCDSAKHKLLVLSGQSTEQGGDIILKGGAFDWKNFSDIITSQRIKNFLSQSGPGERACLTVCCEGEGAWSSLGLDQEQNLLDYRFNPDPVLPEMEGVTEFTDYVSETVDVASPFELLEPPSSGGFLKLSKPCCYIFPGGRGDSALFAVNGFNILIDGGSEQKSCFWKLVRHLDRIDSVLLTHIGADNLPGINGLLRRKIAEQEEDHSQGSNAYGEWMKNLISPELGVFFFNVPEKLKMSESTLKVKRSIEEASLTLQHLSKLGIKPEPLYRVVSNTIEPVTLFHKLGVGRLDMYILNPVKDSKEMQFFMQKWAGNSKAKTGITLANGKEGEISVPYLTSVTALVVWVPASTTEKIVRVLFPGNAPQNKIFEGLEKLRHLEFLRYPVATQKDISSGGPPSAMKQTKLKPRTDSKESLKSSPKIPATTKASKKEANEDIESKSDSVKETKVEKKPNKLQESVKPHKPVKTCAETTDTAKQEKKKLLREKSPKKHAKTSKMEEKKDKEKKQIKKEKKEIKKQESVKKDDNKESKMKEEKKTDSGKPELRKITKPDLKPFTPEVKKTLNKAKVQTKPKTEKTKAIKERENRPAAKQVSKEIQENDRSLVSSPEDLTKDFEALRQEELSELAESKVLSNLESYPDTKVTHIVSPDEGIPTTDNETESPHEEQNVYGEKTNKSLIKTTDKFEDEGAATEDDYEDEYNTETKMAKTSDLTGKADDQKCLDIKKNEELEKKHKKSDSEEEEDVIEKAELEEAEDIVHEEELKYKTEEAKKENISKDWDTKQIDTKTIKPAGATEHISFIQDETIPGYSETEQTISDEEIHEEPEDRIPHLRYDNVSIPDQPDSFFSGIKDTKLPTISVAPDLTAKMTSVGQEPPLSTYSTNIIAAPLAEEEHISSATSITEYDKLSSFAASVTEDQSIASVTAPPTEEIGKSSLLLDNANSMQSSSRTEGKEYLHSAGTISPTSSLEEDKCFKSPPSEECQPTAPEMDTTGKPTTQAHEDDDEDEEEEDDQTPNVDIPLGKLHESYASAAVQEQLDKCPSSTVPLSSPGAPSVSQEKAEKVLSPDVPKTDGAGKTLSFAPCVSSTPEVSGASEPSERCASPDDSTMRMASPTQSGPTSIGYSPTEEKAPKSLLMEKEDRMDKDTYDVQMLTKHETVVDSDANKKAVKVMEAEGDAFKGGLSSTRATFDDSGEEEDDVGEEEVVEEEEHLGKGDFKTGVKTKYKEERESTFLDEDDTCEPQALKEEKLIKNEKEEVEKKDKLQDMTYLEKEHKSQMPSSEEEEESEDEECTYSSIKGPQDKFDSVSAAYGEKDVPLSERDDSTVTSKNGDKSVHFNLYSFPQSEKGLKDDHVRETRQDTPYVGKSFTYSDVYDSKSSSVESYSPNLPKDCTSKSERNETLKETEKKDSIYTLLEATKMSEFEETHLKDVSSLSSNSETKTCVDSNFGHILDEKSTDLLTDVKPEAKKSSHSFSPERDLFSVQFDKSTVIGKTEVADTPSSGYQDDLTTSGYLAAKSSTSLAAQSFSEVTRASALDMKMLAHGEDDDDDEEEDTDEDDDDDDMYRRHVSDSDMEKDAKYKPGKELSPLCGVTSIVPPEFKEEKKDTSQDYGFGSVSCDTPPAPTPFEPTKSQKNVEEPFEMGKKEAASPLSGSHMTEYSGYEYSYGEVKKSAPSSHLDNKDESYGQSFLALSTKPSEDKYFHDDKDLEFEKQKTPDILAKKPGDSVSPGFSYTTTSATAYSSSSSYSHSSSASASLSTSRQFGDELETPASVGYEYSPFKDEHSPVIDSPFSTSGGLVKDEYLEVSEKMTPATTTAESTSSLARFSPLSPFEEVKPLPSFPLTSAVDKREELASSASSALDKGPQGACFYKPEWEADTGLQSEYGATGPYNLLSESAEKDTLKKDLFGASSTPHADLPKKQYYEDTESSEEEEDYICESEQDKLHYQRAPFTAEADNKDDPFSVTEKRSSASKAGAFPDVLSYTSSVPQTTKPDTANGPAEVTMAAPEAFADTSKVTKSKTELKSEKFEACKIRNPFEWELQQQRGVYPGESPPHYRHEDEYEEEEEKEPEHPPRPLSLSSADQSLPSSYYKEDPGRRDDLDRPSDTYIGASSFSSSPGYSSSEYKQRKGDTSPSFINPSICQLSSDEEDEEQRSQNADQQQPSGKKQSYNQPQHGSYREDSESQRLSGAMAAGTGLAGEDTPPTSVSESLPSQTDSDVPPGTEECPSITAEANAESDEDADYLPVDKSSGAYGGKHFSSRPEKSHDPLPSPMMDPAPYPPRPDVCMVDPDALSSLTDKPLKKDSKTKSLRKTSKSRSPARKADAIRKRSPSKDSSPRTTSLKKKDLDDDLSKSSHNTGKGLVNGIKTISGSNTAKSSSAAPSGSPIFVDLAYIPNHCSAKNVDQEFFKRVRSTYYVVSGNDSSSGEPSRGVLDALLEGKAHWGSNLQVTLIPTHDTEVMREWYQQTHEKQQELNIMVLASSSTVVMQDESFPACKIEF; from the exons GACAAATAATTCTGCAATACAAGAGTGATGTCCTTGAGACAGTTGTATTAGTGAATCCGTCTGTGGAAAATATTGCTATAGAG ATCAGAACCCTCCTCTGTGACTCAGCTAAACACAAGTTACTGGTCCTAAGCGGTCAGAGCACTGAGCAAGGTGGTGACATCATCCTGAAAGGTGGAGCGTTTGACTGGAAGAATTTCTCTGACATCATTACAAGTCAAAGA ATTAAGAACTTCCTGAGCCAGTCAGGTCCAGGTGAGCGAGCGTGTCTGACTGTGTGTTGTGAAGGAGAGGGGGCCTGGAGCTCCCTAGGGCTCGACCAGGAGCAGAACTTGCTGGACTACAGATTTAACCCGGACCCTGTGCTGCCTGAGATGGAGGGCGTTACAGAGTTTACAGATTATGTCTCTGAGACTGTGGATGTTGCTTCCCCATTTGAGCTCCTGGAGCCACCCAGCTCAGGGGGATTCCTGAAGTTGTCCAAGCCATGCTGCTATATCTTCCCTGGAGGCAGAGGTGACTCAGCCCTGTTCGCAGTCAACGGCTTTAACATTTTGATTGATGGTGGTTCAGAGCAAAAATCTTGCTTCTGGAAACTGGTGAGACACTTGGATAGGATAGATTCTGTTCTGCTTACCCACATTGGAGCTGACAATCTCCCTGGGATAAATGGACTATTGAGGAGAAAAATTGCAGAACAGGAAGAGGACCATTCTCAAGGCTCAAATGCCTATGGAGAATGGATGAAAAACCTGATTTCACCTGAACTTGGTGTGTTTTTCTTCAATGTTCCAGAAAAGCTAAAGATGTCGGAATCAACTCTGAAAGTTAAAAGGAGCATTGAGGAGGCATCTCTTACGCTGCAGCACCTCAGCAAATTGGGCATCAAACCCGAGCCCCTGTATCGAGTTGTTAGCAACACAATTGAGCCTGTCACCCTTTTTCACAAATTGGGTGTTGGCAGATTAGATATGTACATTCTAAATCCAGTCAAGGACAGTAAAGAAATGCAATTTTTCATGCAGAAGTGGGCAGGTAACAGTAAGGCTAAGACTGGCATCACCTTGGCCAATGGCAAAGAGGGAGAAATTTCTGTTCCATACCTTACATCAGTAACAGCCCTTGTTGTCTGGGTTCCAGCCAGCACTACTGAAAAGATAGTGAGGGTATTGTTTCCTGGAAATGCACCACAGAACAAAATTTTTGAGGGACTGGAAAAGCTAAGGCATCTCGAATTCTTGCGTTATCCAGTTGCTACTCAAAAAGACATATCATCTGGAGGGCCCCCTTCAGCgatgaaacaaacaaaacttaAGCCAAGGACTGATAGCAAGGAAAGCCTCAAGTCTTCACCCAAAATACCTGCCACTActaaagcaagcaagaaagaggcAAATGAGGACATTGAATCAAAAAGCGACTCAGTAAAAGAGACTAAAGTGGAAAAGAAACCAAATAAACTGCAAGAGAGTGTTAAACCTCATaaaccagtgaaaacctgtgcagAGACCACTGATACAGCAAAGCAAGAGAAAAAGAAGTTGTTAAGGGAGAAATCTCCAAAGAAACATGCCAAGACCTCCAAAATGGAGGAAAAGAAGGATAAAGAAAAGAAGCagataaagaaagaaaagaaagaaataaaaaagcAAGAATCTGTTAAGAAAGATGACAATAAGGAATCCaaaatgaaggaagaaaagaagacCGATTCAGGTAAACCAGAATTAAGGAAGATCACCAAACCTGACTTAAAACCCTTCACCCCTGAGGTCAAAAAGACTCTCAACAAAGCAAAGGTTCAAACCAAACCGAAGACAGAAAAAACAAAAGCAATCAAAGAGCGAGAGAACAGACCTGCTGCAAAACAGGTTTCAAAAGAGATACAGGAAAATGACAGATCCCTGGTCTCCTCCCCAGAAGACCTTACCAAAGATTTTGAAGCACTCAGACAAGAGGAACTTTCTGAACTTGCAGAGAGCAAAGTGCTTTCAAACCTCGAATCTTATCCTGACACAAAAGTCACACATATTGTATCTCCAGATGAAGGAATACCCACTACTGACAATGAGACTGAATCCCCTCACGAGGAACAGAACGTGTATGGAGAAAAGACAAATAAATCCCTAATAAAAACAACAGACAAATTTGAGGAtgagggtgctgctacagaagatGACTATGAGGACGAATACAACACTGAGACCAAAATGGCTAAAACTTCAGATCTCACAGGGAAGGCAGATGACCAAAAATGCCTGGACATAAAGAAGAACGAAGAGCTTGAAAAGAAACATAAAAAGAGTGACAGTGAGGAGGAAGAGGATGTTATCGAAAAAGCTGAGCTGGAGGAAGCAGAAGATATAGTTCATGAGGAAGAGTTGAAATATAAGACTGAGGAggcaaaaaaagaaaatattagtAAAGACTGGGACACCAAACAAATTGATACTAAAACTATCAAACCTGCTGGTGCCACTGAGCACATCTCATTCATCCAAGATGAAACGATTCCTGGATACTCAGAGACCGAACAGACCATTTCTGATGAGGAGATCCATGAAGAGCCAGAGGACAGGATCCCTCATCTCCGTTACGACAATGTCTCCATCCCTGATCAACCTGACTCTTTCTTCAGTGGCATAAAAGACACAAAACTTCCAACCATATCTGTTGCACCTGATTTAACAGCAAAGATGACCAGTGTTGGCCAAGAGCCACCTTTATCTACATATTCCACAAATATCATTGCAGCACCATTGGCTGAGGAAGAACATATATCGTCAGCCACCTCAATTACAGAGTATGATAAATTATCTTCTTTTGCAGCATCGGTTACTGAAGATCAGTCTATTGCATCTGTGACAGCACCTCCAACTGAGGAAATAGGAAAAAGCTCTTTACTCCTGGACAATGCTAACAGTATGCAATCATCCAGTCGTACAGAAGGAAAAGAATACTTGCATTCAGCTGGCACAATCTCTCCAACATCATCTTTAGAAGAAGACAAATGCTTCAAGTCACCTCCATCAGAAGAATGCCAACCCACTGCTCCAGAGATGGACACTACTGGAAAACCCACCACTCAAGcacatgaagatgatgatgaagatgaagaagaggAAGACGACCAGACACCCAACGTTGACATACCTCTTGGAAAACTCCATGAGAGTTACGCATCTGCCGCAGTGCAGGAACAGCTTGATAAATGCCCTTCATCTACGGTACCTCTTTCTTCACCTGGAGCACCTTCAGTCTCACAAGAAAAGGCAGAAAAAGTCCTTTCTCCAGATGTGCCCAAAACAGATGGTGCTGGGAAAACACTATCTTTTGCACCCTGTGTCTCCAGCACCCCAGAGGTGAGTGGTGCTTCAGAACCATCAGAGAGATGTGCAAGTCCAGATGATAGCACCATGAGAATGGCCTCACCTACACAGTCAGGCCCTACTAGCATTGGTTATTCACCTACTGAGGAAAAGGCACCAAAGTCTTTATTAATGGAGAAAGAGGACAGAATGGACAAGGATACATATGATGTTCAAATGTTAACCAAACATGAAACGGTTGTAGACAGTGATGCAAACAAAAAGGCTGTTAAAGTAATGGAGGCTGAAGGTGACGCATTCAAAGGTGGTTTGTCTAGCACAAGGGCAACATTTGATGATTCAGGTGAAGAAGAAGATGACGTTGGTGAAGAGGAAGTAGTTGAAGAAGAAGAACATCTTGGGAAGGGAGATTTTAAGACCGGTGTTAAAACAAAAtacaaagaagagagagagagcacattccTTGATGAAGATGACACTTGTGAGCCACAAGCTTTAAAAGAAGAAAAGCTAATTAAAAATGAGAAAGAGGAAGTGGAGAAGAAAGATAAACTTCAAGACATGACCTACTTGGAGAAAGAACACAAGTCCCAGATGCCGAGCTCTGAAGAGGAGGAAGAGAGTGAAGACGAAGAATGCACTTACTCGAGCATAAAAGGGCCTCAGGACAAGTTTGATTCAGTGTCAGCAGCCTACGGCGAAAAAGATGTGCCATTGTCAGAGAGAGATGACTCCACTGTGACCTCCAAAAATGGTGATAAAAGTGTACACTTCAACTTGTACTCCTTCCCTCAGTCTGAGAAGGGTCTTAAAGATGATCATGTGAGAGAAACAAGGCAGGATACACCTTATGTAGGGAAGAGTTTTACATATTCTGATGTATATGACAGTAAATCTAGTTCGGTGGAATCATACTCTCCTAATTTACCAAAAGATTGCACTAGTAAGTCTGAACGTAATGAAACCCTGAAGGAAACAGAGAAAAAAGATTCCATATATACCTTACTGGAAGCTACAAAGATGTCAGAATTCGAGGAAACTCACCTAAAGGATGTGTCATCATTATCATCAAACAGTGAAACCAAAACATGTGTGGACTCGAACTTTGGACACATTTTAGATGAAAAATCTACAGACTTATTAACTGATGTTAAACCAGAGGCCAAGAAATCATCACATTCATTCTCACCAGAAAGAGACCTATTTTCGGTTCAATTTGATAAATCTACTGTTATTGGAAAGACAGAAGTAGCTGATACCCCATCAAGTGGTTATCAAGATGACCTTACCACTTCTGGCTATTTGGCTGCAAAAAGCAGCACTTCTTTGGCAGCTCAGTCTTTCAGCGAGGTGACAAGAGCAAGTGCGCTAGACATGAAGATGTTAGCCCATGGAGAGGATGACGATGATGACGAAGAAGAAGAtactgatgaagatgatgatgatgatgatatgtacaGGAGACATGTCAGTGACAGTGATATGGAAAAAGATGCAAAATACAAACCAGGGAAAGAATTAAGCCCGTTATGTGGTGTCACCAGCATAGTGCCACCTGAATTCAAGGAGGAAAAGAAGGACACCTCACAGGACTATGGTTTTGGCTCTGTCAGCTGTGACACCCCCCCAGCTCCTACTCCTTTTGAACCGACAAAGAGTCAAAAAAATGTTGAGGAACCTTTTGAAATGGGTAAAAAGGAAGCAGCATCACCACTCTCTGGCAGCCACATGACAGAATATTCTGGATATGAATATTCTTATGGTGAGGTGAAAAAGTCTGCTCCATCCAGTCATTTAGACAACAAAGATGAGAGCTATGGTCAGTCTTTCTTAGCCCTGTCCACAAAACCAAGTGAAGACAAATATTTCCATGATGACAAAGACCTTGAGTTTGAAAAGCAAAAAACACCAGATATTTTAGCAAAAAAACCTGGAGACTCTGTCTCACCAGGCTTCAGTTATACAACTACATCAGCCACAGCAtactcctcctcttcctcatacAGTCACTCCTCCTCTGCCTCCGCCTCTCTCTCCACTAGTCGCCAGTTTGGAGATGAGCTAGAAACTCCTGCCAGTGTTGGATATGAGTATTCACCATTTAAAGATGAGCACTCACCTGTAATAGATTCACCATTCTCCACTTCTGGTGGGCTGGTTAAAGATGAGTATTTGGAGGTATCAGAGAAGATGACTCCTGCCACCACCACAGCTGAGTCCACGTCCAGCTTAGCAAGGTTTTCACCGCTATCACCTTTTGAGGAGGTTAAGCCCTTACCTTCTTTCCCCCTTACCTCTGCAGTGGATAAAAGAGAAGAACTTGCTAGCTCTGCAAGTAGTGCTTTGGACAAGGGCCCTCAGGGTGCATGCTTTTACAAGCCAGAATGGGAAGCAGATACAGGTTTGCAGTCTGAATATGGTGCTACTGGACCTTACAATCTCCTTTCTGAGTCTGCTGAAAAAGACACTTTGAAAAAAGATCTGTTTGGTGCTTCCTCAACACCTCATGCTGATTTACCCAAGAAACAATATTATGAAGACACTGAGAGCAGCGAAGAGGAGGAAGATTACATTTGTGAGTCTGAACAGGACAAACTGCACTACCAAAGAGCTCCATTTACAGCTGAAGCAGACAATAAAGATGATCCTTTTTCTGTGACTGAAAAACGGTCTTCTGCCAGTAAGGCAGGCGCATTTCCAGATGTGCTTTCATACACTTCTTCAGTACCACAGACTACAAAACCAGATACTGCAAATGGTCCTGCAGAAGTCACCATGGCAGCACCAGAAGCCTTTGCTGACACCAGCAAGGTTACAAAATCAAAAACTGAACTGAAAAGTGAGAAGTTTGAAGCCTGCAAGATAAGGAATCCGTTTGAATGGGAGCTGCAGCAGCAAAGAGGTGTCTACCCAGGAGAGTCACCACCTCATTATCGTCATGAGGATGAGTACGAGGAAGAAGAGGAAAAGGAGCCCGAGCATCCACCTCGTCCTCTTTCCCTTTCATCTGCAGATCAGTCTTTACCATCATCGTACTATAAAGAAGATCCAGGCAGGCGTGATGACTTAGATCGTCCTTCCGATACATATATAGGTGCCAGCTCTTTCTCCTCTTCCCCAGGTTACTCTTCCTCTGAGTACAAACAGAGGAAGGGAGACACCTCTCCATCATTTATCAACCCAAGCATTTGCCAACTGTCCAGTGATGAGGAAGATGAGGAACAGAGAAGCCAGAATGCAGATCAGCAGCAGCCATCAGGCAAGAAACAATCCTACAACCAACCGCAGCATGGTTCCTACAGAGAGGACAGTGAATCACAGCGCCTCTCTGGAGCCATGGCTGCAGGGACTGGCCTAGCTGGAGAGGACACACCTCCAACTTCTGTCAGCGAATCTCTGCCCTCACAGACAGATTCTGATGTTCCACCAGGAACAGAGGAGTGTCCCTCCATTACAGCAGAAGCAAATGCAGAATCTGATGAGGATGCAGATTATCTCCCTGTGGACAAGTCATCTGGAGCCTATGGTGGAAAGCACTTCTCATCCCGGCCAGAGAAAAGTCATGATCCACTGCCCTCACCAATGATGGATCCAGCCCCTTATCCACCTCGTCCTGATGTCTGCATGGTAGACCCAGATGCTCTCTCCAGTCTTACTGACAAACCTTTAAAGAAAGACTCAAAAACAAAGAGCCTTCGCAAAACAAGTAAGTCAAGATCACCGGCTAGGAAAGCTGATGCCATTCGTAAGAGGTCTCCATCAAAGGATTCCTCTCCTCGTACCACTTCTCTGAAGAAGAAGGACTTAGATGATGAtctgtccaagtcaagtcacaacacGGGGAAGGGCCTTGTCAATGGAATTAAAACTATTTCAG GATCAAACACTGCAAAATCCAGTTCTGCTGCACCTTCTGGTTCTCCAATCTTTGTGGACTTGGCCTACATTCCCAACCACTGCAGTGCTAAAAATGTCGACCAGGAGTTCTTCAAACGTGTGCGCTCTACCTATTATGTAGTGAGTGGGAATGACTCCAGCAGTGGAGAGCCTAGCCGTGGTGTCCTGGATGCCCTGCTGGAGGGAAAAGCACACTGGGGGTCTAATCTACAG GTGACGTTGATCCCGACCCATGACACAGAAGTAATGAGGGAGTGGTACCAACAGACCCACGAGAAGCAACAGGAGCTGAATATCATGGTGTTGGCCAGCAGCAGCACCGTTGTGATGCAGGATGAGTCATTCCCTGCTTGTAAGATTGAGTTCTAA